The following proteins come from a genomic window of Corallococcus sp. NCRR:
- a CDS encoding vWA domain-containing protein: protein MNRTKLLLTLAGLLFVGALALDARSFFAKGTSHPPMNAPVSDRLPNGHPRRTPAVATSTVDQTHTVIQPGEAPINGVLPVVLGQPASGKAGPVELTGKLSGAYVKTGPGEAFAVFELSARMPEKVQRVPVNLAVVIDRSGSMDGSKLTDAKRAAQELVRQLRDGDRLALVHYGSDVKVVPSVEINAATRRELLSTIDAIQVNGGTHMSGGLMAGADAVRAYATQYRVTRAILLSDGEPTEGVTSNDGLFSAVARLRETGITVSALGVGSGFNDTLMRGMAERGGGFSGFVSDSSQLAAIFTRELEQAASTVARNVSLTLTLPPGVSGVEVMGLPSTRDGNVVRIPLYDLTGGQSARVVAKLTLDAPANAADMNVLDAAVSYVDVAADLPSQVTLALAAKVTDDVQVVHANLDRDVRVHAIRALGTQQLQAAAVQMQSGNRESALNLLTNARKLFGASASALSGELADLDRTQAAYGNARSDSEVREEALNLKKKTMKNFGQSNSY, encoded by the coding sequence ATGAACCGCACCAAGCTGTTGCTGACCCTCGCAGGCCTGCTGTTCGTGGGCGCGCTCGCGCTCGACGCGCGCTCGTTCTTCGCGAAGGGCACCTCGCACCCGCCCATGAACGCGCCCGTCTCCGACCGGCTCCCCAACGGGCACCCGCGCCGCACCCCGGCCGTGGCCACCTCCACCGTGGACCAGACCCACACCGTCATCCAGCCGGGTGAGGCCCCCATCAACGGGGTGCTGCCCGTCGTCCTGGGCCAGCCCGCGTCCGGCAAGGCCGGCCCGGTGGAGCTCACGGGCAAGCTGTCCGGCGCGTACGTGAAGACGGGCCCGGGCGAGGCCTTCGCCGTGTTCGAGCTGTCGGCGCGCATGCCGGAGAAGGTCCAGCGCGTGCCGGTGAACCTGGCGGTGGTCATCGACCGCTCCGGCTCCATGGATGGCTCCAAGCTGACGGACGCGAAGCGCGCCGCGCAGGAGCTGGTGCGGCAACTGCGCGACGGGGACCGCCTAGCGCTGGTGCACTACGGCTCCGACGTGAAGGTGGTGCCCAGCGTGGAGATCAACGCCGCCACGCGCCGTGAGCTCTTGAGCACCATCGACGCCATCCAGGTGAACGGCGGCACGCACATGAGCGGCGGGCTGATGGCGGGCGCGGACGCGGTGCGGGCGTACGCCACGCAGTACCGGGTGACGCGCGCCATCCTGCTGAGCGACGGCGAGCCCACCGAGGGCGTGACGTCCAACGACGGCCTCTTCTCCGCGGTGGCCCGGCTGCGCGAGACGGGCATCACCGTGAGCGCGCTGGGCGTGGGCAGCGGCTTCAACGACACGCTGATGCGCGGCATGGCCGAGCGCGGCGGCGGCTTCTCCGGCTTCGTCAGCGACTCCTCGCAGCTGGCCGCCATCTTCACCCGTGAGCTGGAGCAGGCCGCCAGCACCGTCGCTCGCAACGTGAGCCTGACGCTGACCCTGCCGCCCGGGGTGAGCGGCGTGGAGGTGATGGGCCTGCCGTCCACCCGCGACGGCAACGTCGTGCGCATCCCCCTCTACGACTTGACGGGCGGCCAGTCCGCGCGCGTGGTGGCGAAGCTGACGCTGGACGCGCCCGCGAACGCGGCGGACATGAACGTGCTGGACGCGGCGGTGTCGTACGTGGACGTGGCGGCGGACCTGCCGTCGCAAGTGACGCTGGCGCTGGCCGCGAAGGTGACGGACGACGTCCAGGTGGTGCACGCGAACCTGGACCGCGACGTGCGCGTCCATGCCATCCGGGCGTTGGGGACCCAGCAGCTCCAGGCGGCCGCGGTGCAGATGCAGAGCGGCAACCGCGAGAGCGCGCTCAACCTCCTGACCAACGCGCGTAAACTGTTCGGCGCTTCGGCGTCCGCGCTCTCGGGGGAGCTTGCGGACCTGGACAGGACCCAGGCAGCCTATGGCAATGCCCGGAGTGACTCCGAGGTCCGCGAAGAGGCCCTCAACCTCAAGAAGAAGACGATGAAGAACTTCGGCCAGAGCAACAGCTACTAG
- a CDS encoding sterol desaturase family protein, translating into MSLRDLVYSFFTYYAVVAYILIGITCIVLSVKWFEAPVRMGAAVLLATVAYPFGWYLIHRYILHGRFLYKSAATAVTWKRIHFDHHQDPHDLRVLFGALHTTLPTIALVLTPIGYLIGGRSGAAAALGWGMVTTCFYEFCHCIQHLNYAPQQKWLKDIKRLHMSHHFHNEQGNYGITNYFWDRVFGTLYEKASDKPKSPTVFNLGYTAEEAVKYPWVDKLSGGTRGDGHPRRFQQAEALSATEVPSEQQS; encoded by the coding sequence ATGTCGTTGCGCGACCTGGTCTACTCGTTCTTCACCTACTACGCCGTCGTTGCGTACATCCTCATCGGCATCACCTGCATCGTGCTGTCGGTGAAGTGGTTCGAGGCGCCGGTGCGCATGGGCGCGGCGGTGCTGCTGGCCACGGTGGCGTACCCGTTTGGCTGGTACCTCATCCACCGGTACATCCTGCACGGGCGCTTCCTCTACAAGTCCGCGGCGACGGCGGTGACGTGGAAGCGCATCCACTTCGACCACCACCAGGACCCGCACGACCTGCGCGTGCTCTTCGGAGCGCTGCACACCACGCTGCCCACCATCGCGCTGGTGCTCACGCCCATCGGCTACCTCATCGGCGGCCGGTCCGGCGCGGCGGCGGCGCTGGGCTGGGGCATGGTGACGACGTGCTTCTACGAGTTCTGCCACTGCATCCAGCACCTCAACTACGCCCCGCAGCAGAAGTGGCTGAAGGACATCAAGCGCCTGCACATGTCCCACCACTTCCACAACGAGCAGGGCAACTACGGCATCACCAACTACTTCTGGGACCGCGTGTTCGGCACTCTGTACGAGAAGGCCTCCGACAAGCCCAAGAGCCCCACCGTCTTCAACCTGGGCTACACGGCCGAAGAGGCGGTGAAGTACCCCTGGGTGGACAAGCTCTCCGGCGGCACCCGCGGCGACGGCCACCCGCGCCGCTTCCAGCAGGCCGAAGCGCTGAGCGCAACGGAAGTCCCCAGCGAACAGCAGTCCTGA
- a CDS encoding dimethylarginine dimethylaminohydrolase family protein: MTLHTGHIAPATFAVSQVRCEKDHVRSRDCAYQVAWNINPHMKPGAVAWRRACTQHREFLRALREAGAGFFELPFVHGAFDSVFAKDNAVLISQEGELRALLATMRHGQRRNEQLARARWLSARGFDVIEPPRVHIEGGDVAMLPSGRGALLGWGMRSTQRAAGVLEAFLSAPVTPLELCDPYLYHLDTALTVLSDGTALVCPEAFTPESLRMLERTEGIQQVVPIAREDALAFGLNLVEVGNTVIVGARVPRVEAVLRGLGRRPVSVRLDQFHLAGGSAACLVARVHTLPPLSARRFREEQEQDVAQPLSA; this comes from the coding sequence ATGACCTTGCACACCGGCCACATCGCTCCCGCCACCTTCGCCGTCAGTCAGGTGCGCTGTGAGAAGGACCACGTCCGCTCTCGCGACTGCGCGTATCAGGTCGCATGGAACATCAACCCGCATATGAAGCCCGGCGCCGTCGCGTGGCGGCGCGCCTGCACGCAGCACCGCGAGTTCCTGCGCGCCCTGCGTGAAGCAGGCGCGGGCTTCTTCGAGCTGCCCTTCGTCCACGGCGCGTTCGACTCCGTGTTCGCCAAGGACAACGCGGTGCTCATCTCGCAGGAGGGCGAGCTGCGCGCCCTGCTCGCCACCATGCGCCACGGGCAGCGCCGCAACGAGCAGCTCGCGCGCGCCCGGTGGCTGTCCGCGCGCGGCTTCGACGTCATCGAGCCGCCGCGCGTGCACATCGAAGGCGGCGACGTGGCCATGCTGCCCTCGGGCCGGGGCGCCCTCCTGGGCTGGGGCATGCGCTCCACGCAGCGCGCCGCGGGCGTGCTGGAGGCGTTCCTCTCCGCGCCCGTCACGCCGCTGGAGCTGTGCGACCCGTACCTCTACCACCTGGACACCGCGCTCACCGTCCTGTCCGACGGCACCGCGCTGGTGTGTCCGGAGGCCTTCACGCCGGAGTCGCTGCGCATGCTGGAGCGCACGGAGGGCATCCAGCAGGTGGTGCCCATCGCGCGCGAGGACGCGCTCGCGTTCGGGCTCAATCTGGTGGAGGTGGGCAACACCGTCATCGTCGGCGCGCGCGTGCCCCGCGTGGAGGCGGTGCTGCGCGGCCTGGGGCGGCGGCCCGTCAGCGTGCGGTTGGATCAGTTCCACCTGGCCGGCGGCAGCGCGGCGTGCCTCGTGGCGCGCGTGCACACCCTGCCGCCCCTGTCCGCCCGGCGCTTTCGCGAGGAGCAGGAGCAGGACGTGGCCCAGCCGCTCTCCGCGTGA
- a CDS encoding iron-containing redox enzyme family protein codes for MSGLGEVAGEAGMEDARLSERLHRTLLRFNHARLAPGFPTEGWRAAVQEETQLRLLEGEYVEAERQRVAAWAAEAPEDADGFIAWFEDLKESGPGQHDPLFPWLATQATREQMDWFLTQEVAGEAGFDDLVALTQLQLPTRAKLELARNYWDEMGRGREDAMHGPMLAEMAQKLGLKPTDEGTVWEAHALANLLCAFAFNRRYTYHAVGALGIVEETAPGRTACVNEGLKRLGFDMRVRRYYALHSTLDVKHSETWNKEVLRPLVEANPACARPLAEGALLRLTAGARCFERYRHELGLDLKSLS; via the coding sequence ATGAGCGGGCTTGGCGAGGTGGCTGGGGAAGCGGGGATGGAGGACGCACGCCTGTCCGAACGGCTTCACCGGACCCTCTTGCGTTTCAACCACGCACGACTGGCTCCGGGCTTTCCCACCGAGGGCTGGCGAGCAGCCGTGCAGGAAGAGACGCAGTTGCGGTTGCTCGAGGGTGAGTATGTGGAGGCGGAGCGACAGCGCGTGGCGGCATGGGCCGCCGAAGCACCGGAGGACGCGGACGGGTTCATCGCGTGGTTCGAGGACCTGAAGGAGTCCGGTCCCGGACAGCATGATCCGCTGTTCCCGTGGCTTGCCACGCAGGCCACGCGTGAGCAGATGGACTGGTTCCTCACGCAGGAGGTCGCGGGCGAGGCGGGCTTCGACGACCTGGTGGCGCTGACGCAGCTGCAGTTGCCCACGCGGGCGAAGCTGGAGCTGGCGCGCAACTACTGGGACGAGATGGGCCGCGGGCGCGAGGACGCGATGCACGGCCCGATGCTCGCGGAGATGGCGCAGAAGCTGGGGTTGAAGCCCACGGACGAGGGCACGGTGTGGGAAGCGCACGCGCTGGCGAACCTGCTCTGCGCGTTCGCGTTCAACCGCCGCTACACGTACCACGCGGTGGGCGCGCTGGGCATCGTGGAGGAGACGGCGCCGGGCCGCACCGCGTGCGTCAACGAGGGCCTCAAGCGTCTGGGGTTCGACATGCGCGTGCGGCGCTACTACGCACTGCACTCCACGCTGGACGTGAAGCACTCCGAGACCTGGAACAAGGAGGTCCTGCGTCCGCTGGTGGAGGCGAACCCCGCGTGCGCGCGTCCCCTGGCGGAAGGGGCGCTCTTGCGGCTGACGGCGGGCGCGCGGTGCTTCGAGCGCTACCGCCACGAGCTGGGCCTGGACCTGAAGTCGCTCAGCTGA
- a CDS encoding fibril protein, which translates to MSLFRCIPAALLLLTACASPGTSMEDVMRRTAPLMPKRPDPLTYGTRPENPVRVGWGDKGVMAYFKLLRGPQGQPVAWRRMGDCCEFTEVDGQGKSQGQLSIFEVTYEGLDTPVVLYVDAFTGGNVYAPWGFLLEGQGDAPPPSGLEPEVIDL; encoded by the coding sequence ATGTCCCTGTTCCGATGCATCCCCGCCGCGCTGCTGCTCCTGACGGCGTGCGCTTCCCCGGGCACGTCCATGGAGGACGTGATGCGCCGCACCGCGCCCCTGATGCCGAAGCGGCCGGATCCGCTGACCTACGGCACCCGGCCGGAGAACCCGGTGCGGGTGGGCTGGGGCGACAAGGGCGTGATGGCGTACTTCAAGCTCTTGAGAGGCCCGCAGGGCCAGCCGGTGGCGTGGCGCCGCATGGGGGACTGCTGCGAGTTCACCGAGGTGGACGGCCAGGGCAAGTCCCAGGGCCAGCTGTCCATCTTCGAAGTGACGTACGAAGGCCTGGACACGCCGGTGGTGCTCTACGTGGACGCCTTCACCGGCGGCAACGTCTACGCGCCCTGGGGCTTCCTGCTGGAAGGCCAGGGCGACGCGCCGCCCCCGTCCGGGTTGGAGCCGGAGGTCATCGACCTGTAG
- a CDS encoding AsmA family protein, with amino-acid sequence MAAVKKKRWPYVLGGILVLLIAIVAVVLWRLDAILLKTARDQAATYSQKLGRPIEIGDVSTKLFPYVGARIQNVSVGAAEGEDLPLAEVKDVTVSVAAMPLLTSKGKDIRVQDAEVSGLTVNVIRLADGTTNVQRLQEKLAAQQPKEETPEEETQPTDLSGVHVERAALTDGVIRFVDRSGGAQARELAVKDLDIEVKDLRVGQPLKVDLAAAVLAEKQNLKMTLAAAPLPATLIPTPEQVTLKAEHIDLSPLGPFLPPDVGLQAGTLDADWKADLGGAVPGGKGPTKLVGVIKALGMKFAGSEGGKALDVVLDTDVTGDMATGDLALDKLNLNLGPAAITGKGKVKGLLTDKPAVEGLELVGRNLDPAVLAEYYPPLRKQLNGMIAGPIGLDVRGSGTQEAQAINIAVDLTPVRLRVPAQLSKEAGGAMKLNAKVTGAAASGGALRFDAKADLNGVDMRPGLLVNKAPGQRLEVAAAGTYAPAKTGSGMTVNVTSMSLGALEDTVTGTATVTLAGTGKKATTTFKADVKAAKLDAEKLLMSEEEVLARNGGKLPPEPPVEANRFNGYRGDIQFAIASLRYTAMDLTNVTGVVKMVDDLITVEKFSTGLYGGKVVADGTTIRLGPAPEARPFTAKVQVQGLEMAQALAARTPKQVLTGKFNGNVDVQGVGYTPDRLKQTLLGGINGNLLEGTFLGKDLVSSVTGPLAKALPFAKALKSGEVTSLGADLPFSVTIKNGVAQLSKPITWTRPEAAMSFDGGIGLDGTLDLTGGVSLTPATIKTLTVGKVTPTEAIPVGLKISGKAWSPEVTGVDVKPAATTILKLAGGAALSGVLGEKGKAVQDIITGGQDKAKAEAEAKRQELEARANEEKKKLEDQARLEQEKAKQRAEEEAKKRLKGIFGGK; translated from the coding sequence GTGGCGGCTGTGAAGAAGAAGCGTTGGCCGTATGTGCTGGGAGGCATCCTCGTCCTCCTGATCGCCATCGTGGCGGTGGTGCTGTGGCGCCTGGACGCCATCCTGCTGAAGACGGCGCGGGACCAGGCCGCGACGTACTCGCAGAAGCTGGGGCGCCCCATCGAGATTGGCGACGTCTCCACGAAGCTCTTTCCCTACGTGGGCGCTCGCATCCAGAACGTCAGCGTGGGCGCCGCCGAGGGCGAGGACCTGCCGCTCGCGGAGGTGAAGGACGTGACGGTGAGCGTGGCGGCGATGCCGCTGCTCACCTCCAAGGGCAAGGACATCCGCGTGCAGGACGCGGAGGTGTCCGGGCTCACCGTGAACGTCATCCGCCTGGCGGATGGCACCACCAACGTGCAGCGCCTCCAGGAGAAGCTGGCCGCGCAGCAGCCGAAGGAGGAGACGCCGGAGGAGGAGACGCAGCCCACGGACCTGTCGGGCGTGCACGTGGAGCGCGCGGCTCTCACCGACGGCGTCATCCGCTTCGTGGACCGCTCGGGCGGCGCGCAGGCGCGCGAGCTGGCGGTGAAGGACCTGGACATCGAGGTGAAGGACCTGCGCGTGGGCCAGCCGCTGAAGGTGGACCTGGCGGCGGCGGTGCTGGCGGAGAAGCAGAATTTGAAGATGACGCTCGCCGCGGCGCCGCTGCCGGCGACGCTTATCCCCACGCCGGAGCAGGTGACGCTGAAGGCGGAGCACATCGACCTGTCGCCGCTGGGGCCGTTCCTGCCCCCGGACGTGGGGCTTCAGGCGGGCACGCTGGACGCGGACTGGAAGGCGGACCTGGGCGGCGCGGTGCCCGGCGGCAAGGGCCCCACGAAGCTCGTGGGCGTCATCAAGGCGCTGGGGATGAAGTTCGCCGGCTCCGAAGGAGGCAAGGCGCTGGACGTGGTGCTCGACACGGACGTGACGGGCGACATGGCCACCGGCGACCTGGCGCTGGACAAGCTGAACCTGAACCTGGGCCCCGCGGCCATCACGGGCAAGGGCAAGGTGAAGGGGCTGCTCACGGACAAGCCCGCGGTGGAGGGGCTCGAGCTGGTGGGCCGCAACCTGGATCCGGCCGTGCTCGCCGAGTACTACCCGCCGCTGCGCAAGCAGCTCAACGGGATGATCGCCGGCCCCATTGGCCTGGACGTGCGCGGCAGTGGCACGCAGGAGGCGCAGGCCATCAACATCGCGGTGGACCTGACGCCGGTGCGGCTGCGGGTGCCGGCTCAGCTGTCCAAGGAAGCCGGCGGCGCGATGAAGCTGAACGCGAAGGTGACGGGCGCGGCGGCGAGCGGCGGCGCGCTGCGCTTCGACGCGAAGGCGGACCTGAACGGCGTGGACATGCGGCCGGGCCTGCTGGTGAACAAGGCGCCGGGGCAGCGGCTGGAGGTCGCGGCGGCGGGCACGTACGCGCCGGCGAAGACGGGCAGCGGGATGACGGTGAACGTCACCAGCATGAGCCTGGGCGCGCTGGAGGACACGGTGACGGGCACCGCCACGGTGACGCTCGCGGGCACGGGCAAGAAGGCGACGACGACCTTCAAGGCGGACGTGAAGGCCGCGAAGCTGGATGCGGAGAAGTTGTTGATGAGCGAGGAGGAGGTCCTGGCGCGCAACGGCGGCAAGCTCCCGCCGGAGCCGCCGGTGGAGGCCAACCGCTTCAACGGCTACCGGGGTGACATCCAGTTCGCCATCGCGTCGCTGCGCTACACGGCGATGGACCTGACGAACGTGACGGGCGTGGTGAAGATGGTGGACGACCTCATCACCGTGGAGAAGTTCTCGACGGGCCTCTACGGCGGCAAGGTGGTGGCGGACGGGACGACCATCCGCCTGGGGCCCGCGCCGGAGGCCCGGCCCTTCACCGCGAAGGTGCAGGTGCAGGGTCTGGAGATGGCGCAGGCGCTGGCGGCGCGCACGCCGAAGCAGGTGCTGACGGGCAAGTTCAACGGCAACGTGGACGTGCAGGGCGTGGGCTACACGCCGGACAGGCTGAAGCAGACGCTGCTGGGCGGCATCAACGGCAACCTGCTGGAGGGCACGTTCCTGGGCAAGGACCTGGTGTCGTCCGTCACGGGGCCGCTGGCCAAGGCGCTGCCCTTCGCGAAGGCGCTCAAGAGCGGCGAGGTGACGTCGCTGGGCGCGGACCTGCCCTTCAGCGTGACCATCAAGAACGGCGTGGCGCAGTTGAGCAAGCCCATCACCTGGACGCGGCCGGAGGCGGCGATGAGCTTCGACGGCGGCATCGGGCTGGACGGCACGTTGGATTTGACGGGCGGCGTGTCGCTGACGCCCGCGACCATCAAGACGCTGACGGTGGGCAAGGTCACGCCGACGGAGGCCATCCCGGTGGGGCTGAAGATCTCGGGCAAGGCGTGGAGCCCGGAGGTGACGGGCGTGGACGTGAAGCCGGCGGCGACGACCATCCTGAAGCTGGCCGGAGGGGCCGCGCTGAGCGGCGTGCTGGGTGAGAAGGGCAAGGCCGTGCAGGACATCATCACGGGCGGCCAGGACAAGGCGAAGGCCGAAGCGGAGGCGAAGCGTCAGGAGCTGGAGGCGCGCGCCAACGAGGAGAAGAAGAAGCTGGAGGACCAGGCCCGCCTCGAGCAGGAGAAGGCCAAGCAGCGCGCCGAGGAAGAGGCGAAGAAGCGCCTCAAGGGCATCTTCGGCGGGAAGTAG
- a CDS encoding AAA family ATPase gives MPTLERIEIAGFKSIKEMALDLRPINVLIGANGAGKSNFISVFTLLQRMREGKLQQHVAQAGGADSLLHYGRKRTPLLRLKFTFSEQKTSHQFDLAPSDDDSLIITNETIALPSDSAPPPFPLATDQRPMREAGWALSHESVLRDAFIWLEKSARPMMKPLVKDIKQSFAQLGSLFGGLKVYHFHDTSSSARLKQTQNIDDNEALRADASNLAAFLYLLREKHSDSYRRIVATVRLAAPYFDDFRLRPSPLNEQKILLEWSERESDDYFNAHALSDGTLRFICLATLLLQPELPPMIIIDEPELGLHPYAIQLLAGMVRSASQKSQIILSTQSVTLVNQFTPEDLVIVDRQDRASTFHRPTAEKTASWLESYSLGELWEKNVLGGRPG, from the coding sequence ATGCCGACGCTGGAGCGGATTGAAATCGCGGGGTTCAAGTCCATCAAGGAGATGGCGCTCGACCTGCGTCCCATCAACGTCCTGATTGGCGCGAACGGCGCGGGGAAGAGCAACTTCATCTCCGTGTTCACGCTGCTTCAGCGGATGAGGGAGGGGAAGCTTCAGCAGCACGTCGCGCAGGCTGGGGGCGCTGACAGCCTGCTGCATTACGGCAGGAAGCGGACGCCACTCCTCCGACTCAAGTTCACTTTTTCCGAGCAGAAGACTTCGCACCAGTTCGATCTGGCCCCCTCGGATGACGATTCCCTCATCATCACGAATGAGACCATCGCACTCCCATCCGACAGTGCTCCCCCTCCCTTCCCGCTGGCAACAGATCAGCGCCCGATGCGCGAAGCTGGCTGGGCGCTATCACACGAGTCAGTGCTTCGAGATGCATTCATCTGGCTTGAGAAGAGCGCGCGCCCGATGATGAAGCCCCTCGTCAAAGACATCAAACAATCCTTCGCCCAGCTAGGCTCTCTTTTCGGCGGACTGAAAGTCTATCATTTTCACGACACAAGCTCGAGCGCCCGCCTGAAGCAGACCCAGAACATCGATGATAACGAAGCCCTCCGCGCGGATGCTTCGAACCTTGCTGCGTTCCTTTATCTCCTCCGAGAGAAGCACTCCGACAGCTATCGCCGCATTGTGGCGACGGTCCGACTCGCGGCGCCCTACTTCGACGATTTCCGCCTTCGACCCAGCCCGCTCAATGAGCAGAAGATCCTGCTGGAGTGGTCCGAACGCGAATCCGACGACTACTTCAACGCGCATGCGCTCTCGGACGGAACACTTCGCTTCATCTGCCTCGCGACGCTCCTGCTCCAGCCTGAACTCCCACCGATGATCATCATCGACGAGCCAGAACTGGGCCTGCACCCCTATGCCATCCAACTCCTCGCCGGCATGGTGCGCAGCGCATCACAGAAGTCCCAGATCATCCTCTCCACGCAGTCCGTGACACTGGTGAATCAGTTCACCCCGGAAGACCTTGTCATCGTGGACCGACAGGACCGCGCGTCCACGTTCCACCGCCCTACCGCGGAAAAAACCGCTTCCTGGTTGGAGAGCTACAGCCTGGGAGAACTCTGGGAGAAGAACGTCCTGGGCGGTCGTCCGGGCTGA
- a CDS encoding DUF4276 family protein, which translates to MKRVLILVEGQTEETFVREVLAPHLLRLGLALIPRLVVTKYVKEGGSFKGGVPQYALVQGDLRRLLGDTGATCVTSMLDYYGLPKDFPGLATRPQGDCYARVDHVERAFAEDIGHRRFLPHLVLHEFEALLFTDPSQCSISFSTEEITKLQVIRASAQSPEEINEHPDTAPSKRVLAVSPGYQKTLHGPLAVMSIGLPAIRAACPHFAQWLSKLEALAKE; encoded by the coding sequence ATGAAGCGAGTCCTCATCCTCGTGGAAGGGCAGACCGAGGAGACCTTCGTCCGCGAAGTGCTCGCACCTCATCTGCTTCGCCTGGGGCTGGCACTCATTCCGCGTCTGGTGGTCACCAAGTACGTCAAGGAAGGCGGCAGCTTCAAAGGCGGCGTTCCCCAATACGCGCTCGTCCAGGGGGACCTGCGGCGATTGCTTGGCGATACAGGGGCAACGTGCGTGACGTCGATGCTCGACTACTACGGCCTGCCCAAGGACTTCCCAGGACTCGCGACCCGTCCCCAAGGTGACTGCTACGCGCGCGTCGACCATGTGGAGCGCGCCTTCGCAGAGGACATCGGCCATCGCCGCTTCCTGCCCCATCTGGTGCTGCACGAGTTCGAGGCGTTGCTGTTCACCGACCCCAGCCAGTGCTCCATCTCGTTTTCCACGGAGGAGATCACGAAGCTCCAGGTCATCCGGGCCAGCGCGCAATCTCCCGAGGAGATCAACGAGCATCCAGACACGGCTCCCTCCAAGCGCGTCCTGGCTGTTTCTCCCGGCTATCAGAAGACCCTGCACGGTCCCCTGGCGGTGATGAGCATCGGGCTTCCGGCCATCCGCGCCGCGTGTCCCCACTTCGCCCAGTGGCTGTCGAAGCTCGAAGCCCTCGCAAAGGAATAG
- a CDS encoding formate--tetrahydrofolate ligase: MTLRPITEVGAELGLAPEDILPWGRDRAKVSLDALGRGSRQGRMVLVSAINPTPPGEGKTTMSVALAMGLRKRGRKAVAALREPSLGPVFGVKGGGTGGGQASLEPAADINLHFTGDLHAITSAHNLLSALVDNAVYYGHPVALEGTRVRWRRAMDMNDRFLRNVIVGLGGKAHGVPRETSFDITAASEVMAILALAENLKDLEARLGRIVVGQAPDGSPVRANDVNAAASMVALLKDALMPNLAQTREGGPAIVHAGPFGNIAHGCSSVVGTRLALAYADEVVTEAGFGFDLGAEKFLDIKCRSAGVWPRGVMLVVTLRALKHHGGAVAAKVADPDREALLKGFNHLEKHLESVAAFGLPAVLCVNRFPQDTESELDELRAFAKARGVGIAVCDGFGKGGEGSLELADTVLAMLDATDAAPPKPRFLYELEQTPEEKIRAIARTVYGADDVAFTPGARKDLETARALGGAGLPVCMAKTHLSLSDDPAKTGRPRGFTLTVREVRLSAGAGFLVALTGELLTMPGLPREPAARRVTVHPDGSITGLMQGE, from the coding sequence ATGACGCTCCGTCCCATCACTGAAGTCGGCGCCGAGCTGGGTCTCGCGCCGGAAGACATCCTCCCCTGGGGCCGCGACCGCGCGAAGGTGTCGCTGGACGCCCTGGGCCGTGGCTCGCGCCAGGGCCGCATGGTGCTGGTGTCGGCCATCAACCCCACGCCCCCCGGCGAGGGCAAGACGACCATGTCCGTGGCGCTGGCCATGGGCCTGCGCAAGCGGGGCCGCAAGGCGGTGGCCGCGCTGCGTGAGCCGTCCCTGGGGCCTGTCTTCGGCGTGAAGGGCGGCGGCACTGGCGGCGGGCAGGCGAGCCTGGAGCCGGCGGCGGACATCAACCTGCACTTCACCGGCGACCTGCACGCCATCACCAGCGCGCACAACCTGCTGTCCGCGCTGGTGGACAACGCCGTGTACTACGGCCACCCGGTGGCGCTGGAGGGCACGCGGGTTCGCTGGCGCCGCGCGATGGACATGAACGACCGGTTCCTGCGCAACGTCATCGTGGGGCTGGGCGGCAAGGCGCACGGCGTGCCGCGCGAGACGTCCTTCGACATCACGGCCGCCAGCGAGGTGATGGCCATCCTCGCGCTGGCGGAGAACCTGAAGGACCTGGAGGCGCGGCTGGGGCGCATCGTGGTGGGGCAGGCGCCGGACGGCTCGCCGGTGCGCGCGAACGACGTGAACGCGGCGGCGTCCATGGTGGCGCTGCTCAAGGACGCGCTGATGCCCAACCTCGCCCAGACGCGCGAGGGCGGCCCGGCCATCGTCCACGCGGGGCCGTTCGGCAACATCGCGCACGGGTGTTCGTCGGTGGTGGGCACGCGGCTGGCGCTCGCGTACGCGGACGAGGTGGTGACAGAGGCAGGCTTCGGCTTCGACCTGGGCGCGGAGAAGTTCCTGGACATCAAGTGCCGGAGCGCGGGCGTGTGGCCCCGGGGCGTGATGCTGGTGGTGACGCTGCGGGCGCTGAAGCACCACGGCGGCGCGGTGGCGGCGAAGGTCGCGGATCCGGACCGCGAAGCGCTCCTGAAGGGCTTCAACCACCTGGAGAAGCACCTGGAGTCGGTGGCGGCGTTCGGCCTGCCGGCGGTGCTGTGCGTGAACCGGTTCCCGCAGGACACGGAGAGCGAGCTGGACGAGCTGCGGGCGTTCGCGAAGGCGAGGGGCGTGGGCATCGCCGTCTGCGACGGGTTCGGCAAGGGCGGCGAGGGTTCGCTGGAGCTGGCGGACACGGTGCTCGCGATGCTGGACGCGACGGACGCGGCGCCGCCGAAGCCGCGCTTCCTCTACGAGCTGGAGCAGACGCCGGAGGAGAAGATCCGCGCCATCGCGCGCACGGTGTACGGCGCGGACGATGTGGCCTTCACGCCGGGGGCGCGTAAGGACCTGGAGACGGCGCGAGCGCTGGGAGGCGCAGGGCTGCCGGTGTGCATGGCGAAGACACACCTGTCCCTGTCGGACGACCCGGCGAAGACAGGCCGGCCCCGAGGCTTCACGTTGACGGTGCGAGAGGTGCGCCTGTCCGCGGGAGCCGGCTTCCTGGTGGCGCTGACCGGAGAGCTGCTCACGATGCCGGGCCTGCCGCGCGAGCCCGCCGCCCGCCGCGTCACGGTCCACCCGGACGGCAGCATCACGGGCCTGATGCAGGGCGAGTGA